One window from the genome of Methanofastidiosum sp. encodes:
- a CDS encoding PQQ-binding-like beta-propeller repeat protein, with the protein MKKRCIFNNNFINSKKSQMHVVMAIMLIAILLATVVFFWRTSEDFSQSYSKSIDEKSFQNIATYIENTVAHNEIAWIERTLVQTNMVIPLTNDGQKYIGENELFKVIFIDSNKIKVYPKNKNGTIKEESGKEVLLNTRFYVDIDISGDYNIYSNPAIPGLKDKNIIGDFFLFKIEPMVSGRGQEYVVYLTPTFKSAVIGDAGQPPESLAKTCFLLEYPKSYWSQYYNSEENSYSVYPSNYFILNSKEDGIDSRYINYYTNIFIPSNSDMIESLSANPTKDVLNNYIKSGGSLIMLSQNLTQKTRYDFLPVNITFDSGKYDTIGVSKQHNITLNIDTYEIAGSYYSANGTILDPFVDGPANEILLREIPYGPYLNNNPSLIVSTWGSGKVVTTTIPMDIHSIVDNKFNVCPWWDPGQLGNPPDWHFRKRLEVNPGNTIRINEPIEIIIDPTVDINRLAKQGFLNLENATLDFDSIRVIELINGNCEQKIEVPSQTYPYRPNMQAAGYRNSPLEFHEHTIFFELDSPIDILIEMEVPVGSQYKDENPSINTDIRVFINDVLVTDVIQGGNTPLAGYWNPFDGGQSDGPRSFSCTLPAKYFNKGDNKIRLSMENPNNKVLTWYQNVLFRLYERTPSGNNLFFREYPPVYVYFSMGASPSNNQSRTIPETKRTYDIYFDIEENGKKSVPAYRNTDNSLTEHWSVLVDSPVIFSNSVEGNLNSEYFPVLMNNSSPSTGDVDNSSVIDVVIGMRNGNVRSIRGTDGATIWERNVVNLIAEYRSGNTVYLHAPVGVSSPAICDLNNDGILEIVTGGGNLLATFPRTGASRTITVGTDSCVVSIINAATGDILWTFPIDGAMLSAPIIADIDNDGYDDIIVVDTVFSLPYSINQNHFGNNNISIRNNIYAYSGQTRQRIFKISGTQMNISPRLFAYRLSSSPYTPYIMIPSTSPAVEDISGDGRLDIVWTSVDGNVYLIEGGTWNNRVLNNFSIPNITPSMPLGYIISSPVIAQTDYFKDYKDILVSVIQNDLVRSYIIDGRTGALTQLNIQSNSNDLISGHPVAHSPNGFHLRGPQMIVPGGQYLMIQHLDLTHQVRGRITQTTSLTSSYATPVIVEVNNYSTYQKKYDAFFFDCVLGAENGNLYALAYRDTTQGDDNGDTSPPPNDANKLNKLWEYSTGSPIRGSVAVDDIDNDGKSEIIFMTHDGRVISLNVGYHYTRWNFNRYDLHGTANTLTNLNPVSYTFSEPEAIELGNSLDPYDDKFRLISTFTLGASNKLQAYMSEKWMMIDTNRNNLFSDERVLYEKDLTKFNMNTYEGRPIETTYNIESIYGDVINNNYMITFIDRGMIRLFNNIMAYTSAPTKNIQIEEGIWVNLDIPNTIGTREYIIEGTGTHLTIYDPKNAEVQYTKELRGMSIYGTISSISKNKYVVITSYGAYLSPNPQEG; encoded by the coding sequence ATGAAAAAAAGATGTATATTCAATAATAATTTTATTAACTCTAAAAAATCTCAAATGCATGTAGTCATGGCTATAATGTTAATTGCTATATTGCTAGCAACTGTTGTATTTTTCTGGAGAACCTCTGAAGATTTTTCCCAAAGTTATTCTAAAAGTATAGATGAAAAAAGTTTTCAAAATATAGCCACATATATTGAAAACACAGTAGCACATAATGAAATTGCTTGGATTGAAAGAACGCTTGTTCAAACTAATATGGTTATACCTTTGACTAATGATGGCCAGAAATATATTGGAGAAAATGAATTATTCAAAGTAATCTTTATTGATTCGAATAAGATAAAAGTTTATCCTAAAAACAAAAATGGAACAATTAAAGAAGAAAGTGGGAAAGAAGTATTACTAAATACTAGATTCTACGTTGACATTGATATATCCGGAGATTATAATATCTATTCCAATCCAGCAATTCCCGGATTAAAAGACAAAAATATAATAGGCGATTTCTTTTTATTTAAAATTGAACCTATGGTATCTGGCAGAGGTCAAGAATATGTGGTTTATTTGACTCCTACATTCAAATCGGCCGTAATTGGGGATGCAGGTCAACCTCCAGAATCACTAGCAAAAACATGTTTTCTCTTGGAATACCCAAAATCTTATTGGAGTCAATATTATAACAGTGAGGAGAATTCTTATTCCGTTTATCCTTCAAATTATTTTATACTTAACTCCAAAGAAGATGGAATCGATAGCAGATACATTAATTATTACACTAATATTTTCATCCCTTCTAACTCTGATATGATTGAATCCTTATCTGCAAATCCGACTAAAGATGTCCTAAACAACTATATCAAAAGCGGCGGTTCTCTAATAATGCTTTCACAAAATCTAACTCAAAAAACTAGATATGATTTTCTTCCAGTCAACATTACTTTTGATAGTGGAAAATACGATACGATTGGAGTTTCAAAACAACACAATATTACTCTTAATATAGATACATACGAAATAGCTGGAAGTTATTATTCTGCAAATGGAACAATACTTGATCCTTTCGTTGATGGCCCAGCAAATGAAATTTTATTAAGAGAAATTCCATACGGGCCATATCTTAATAACAATCCTTCGCTAATTGTTTCAACTTGGGGGTCGGGAAAAGTAGTCACAACAACTATACCAATGGATATTCACTCTATTGTAGACAATAAATTTAATGTATGCCCTTGGTGGGATCCAGGTCAACTTGGAAATCCACCTGATTGGCATTTTAGAAAACGTCTAGAAGTAAATCCTGGAAATACAATTAGAATCAATGAACCAATTGAAATAATTATAGATCCCACAGTGGATATCAATAGACTTGCGAAACAAGGTTTTTTGAACCTTGAAAATGCGACGCTTGACTTTGATTCGATTAGGGTAATTGAGCTAATTAATGGGAACTGTGAACAAAAAATTGAAGTACCAAGTCAAACTTACCCATATAGGCCTAATATGCAAGCGGCCGGATACAGAAATTCTCCTTTGGAGTTCCACGAGCATACAATTTTCTTTGAATTAGATTCTCCAATTGACATCTTAATTGAAATGGAAGTTCCAGTAGGTTCACAATACAAAGACGAAAACCCATCAATTAATACAGATATCCGCGTTTTTATTAATGATGTTCTTGTCACGGATGTTATTCAAGGAGGAAACACTCCTCTGGCAGGCTACTGGAATCCATTTGATGGCGGCCAAAGCGATGGCCCAAGAAGCTTTAGTTGTACTTTACCTGCTAAATACTTCAATAAAGGAGATAATAAGATTAGGCTTTCAATGGAAAATCCTAACAACAAAGTTTTGACATGGTATCAGAATGTTTTATTTAGACTATATGAGAGAACACCATCAGGAAATAACCTCTTCTTTAGGGAATATCCTCCTGTTTATGTTTATTTTTCGATGGGAGCAAGTCCTTCAAACAATCAATCGAGAACGATACCTGAAACAAAGAGGACATATGATATATATTTCGACATAGAAGAGAATGGCAAGAAATCTGTCCCAGCTTACAGAAATACAGATAACTCTCTCACAGAACACTGGTCTGTTCTTGTCGATAGCCCAGTTATTTTTTCCAATAGCGTAGAAGGGAATCTAAACTCTGAATATTTTCCTGTTCTGATGAATAACTCTTCTCCATCAACAGGGGACGTTGATAACAGCAGCGTGATTGACGTAGTCATTGGAATGAGAAATGGAAATGTAAGATCAATAAGGGGAACAGATGGTGCAACAATATGGGAGAGAAATGTTGTTAATCTGATAGCTGAATATAGATCCGGAAACACTGTTTATCTTCATGCGCCAGTTGGGGTATCATCGCCTGCAATATGTGACTTAAATAACGATGGAATTCTAGAAATCGTAACTGGAGGGGGGAATCTTTTAGCAACTTTTCCACGAACAGGTGCATCAAGAACAATTACAGTTGGGACTGATTCTTGTGTTGTTTCAATTATTAATGCTGCTACTGGAGATATTCTATGGACCTTTCCAATAGATGGAGCAATGCTATCGGCTCCTATTATAGCCGATATCGATAATGATGGTTATGACGATATAATTGTAGTTGACACTGTTTTTAGTTTACCCTATAGTATTAATCAAAATCATTTTGGGAATAACAATATTTCAATAAGAAATAATATTTATGCATATAGTGGGCAAACTCGCCAAAGAATATTTAAGATATCTGGAACACAAATGAACATATCTCCTAGGTTATTTGCATACAGACTTTCTAGTTCTCCTTATACTCCATATATTATGATTCCCTCAACATCCCCTGCAGTTGAAGATATAAGTGGAGACGGTCGTCTAGATATAGTATGGACATCTGTAGATGGAAATGTATACTTGATTGAAGGAGGAACTTGGAACAATCGAGTTCTTAATAATTTCTCAATTCCGAATATTACTCCTTCTATGCCATTGGGATATATTATTTCTTCTCCAGTGATTGCCCAAACAGACTATTTTAAAGATTATAAAGACATATTAGTGTCAGTAATTCAAAATGATCTAGTAAGGTCATATATTATTGATGGTAGAACTGGCGCCTTAACCCAATTAAACATTCAATCAAATTCTAATGATTTAATCTCAGGACATCCAGTTGCGCATTCACCAAATGGATTTCACTTAAGAGGACCTCAAATGATTGTTCCAGGTGGCCAATATCTTATGATACAGCATCTTGACTTAACACATCAGGTAAGGGGTCGAATTACTCAGACAACTTCACTTACGTCATCTTATGCTACACCTGTTATAGTAGAAGTCAATAATTATAGTACTTACCAAAAAAAATATGATGCCTTCTTTTTTGATTGTGTACTGGGGGCAGAAAACGGCAACTTATATGCTTTAGCATACCGGGACACTACCCAAGGCGACGATAATGGTGATACATCTCCACCACCTAATGATGCGAATAAACTTAACAAATTATGGGAGTATTCTACAGGAAGCCCAATAAGGGGGTCTGTGGCCGTTGATGATATCGATAACGATGGAAAATCTGAAATAATTTTCATGACTCACGACGGTAGAGTTATCTCATTGAACGTTGGATATCATTACACACGCTGGAATTTTAACAGATACGATCTGCATGGAACTGCAAACACATTAACTAACCTTAATCCCGTATCTTATACCTTCTCCGAACCAGAAGCAATAGAATTAGGCAACTCTTTGGACCCTTATGACGACAAATTTAGATTGATATCTACATTTACTCTGGGGGCCTCAAATAAGTTACAAGCTTACATGTCTGAAAAATGGATGATGATAGACACAAATAGAAATAATTTGTTTTCTGATGAGAGAGTTCTTTATGAAAAAGATCTTACAAAGTTTAATATGAATACTTATGAAGGAAGGCCAATAGAAACTACTTACAACATTGAATCAATTTATGGGGACGTAATCAATAATAATTATATGATTACTTTCATAGACAGAGGAATGATTAGATTGTTCAATAATATCATGGCATATACCTCTGCACCAACAAAGAACATCCAAATTGAAGAAGGTATATGGGTGAACCTAGATATACCAAATACTATTGGAACAAGGGAATATATCATTGAAGGAACTGGAACTCATTTAACAATCTATGATCCTAAGAATGCAGAGGTACAATACACTAAAGAGCTTAGAGGAATGAGTATATATGGGACAATCTCTAGCATATCAAAAAATAAATATGTTGTTATAACTAGTTATGGTGCTTATCTGTCGCCCAATCCACAGGAGGGTTAA